TCGCACCACCGCCAGTTCGACGAAGGAGACGGGTTTGGGGCTGGGCACGACGCGCCGCCAACCCCGACCGGCGTCCTCGCGCACCACCCAGTCGTTCTCGGCGGCGTAGCGCTCGGCAGTTTCGCGATCGAAGAAGGGCCCTACGGGCTTGGTGGGGTCGTCGAAGGCGGGATCGTCGGGTCGGACCTCGACCCGGCTGACCACGGCCGCGACGCGACGCTTCAGGCCGCGACGCCGTAGTTCCGTGTGGACGGCGCTCTGCAGCTGGTAACCGATCCCACCCTGGGTATTGGCCCCCCAGTAATCCAGCGGCAGCTCGGGCAGCTCCGCCGTCTTGTCGCTCATCAGCAGCAGGTTGCCCACCTGGGGGCCGTTGCCGTGGGTGATCAGTATCTCATGGCCGGCGGCCGACAGCTCGGCGATGGCCCGGGCGGTGGCGTTGATGTTCTCCCACTGCTCTTCCATGGTGCCCCGCTGGCCGGAGCGAATGAGCGAGTTGCCGCCGACGGCGATGATTAGACGCATTGCTCGGATTACCTCCGGCTAAGACACCGACCGGTGCGGCCACCCGTCGGCTGGAAAATCGCGGCGGGCGGCGCCCGCCGAAGAACGAGGGACGAAAACCGTCCCGGTGGAGCTTTCACGTTGCGGGCATTATAATAAAGGCCCTTGACAGAGTAAAGACAACGCGGGGTTACATAGCTATGACGAACCGTCTTGATCCCCCGGAACCCTGGCTGGACTTCCTGCGCTGGCAGTCCGAGCAGACCCGCGCCACCTGCCGTTACCTGGCCCGCCGCTGCGCCCTGCGCCGGGGAATCCTGCTCGACCTGGCCTGCGGCCGGGGCCATGTCAGCGAGAAGCTGCTCCAGACCCGCCCCGAGCTGCGTCTCGTCGGGCTCGATCACGACCTCAACATCCTGCCCGCTCCCGGAAATGGTTTGCTCCCGGTCTGCGGCGGCGCCGAGGCCCTGCCCTTCGCCGACGCCACAGTCGACTTCGTCCTGTTCCACTTCTCCCTGATGTGGGTCGATCCCCGCAGCGCCCTCGCCGAGGCCCGTCGGGTCCTCAAGCCCGGCGGCAAGCTGTTGCTCTGCGCCGAGCCCGACTACGCCGGCATGATCGTCGAGCCCGACCCCGGCGACAGTAAACCGATGATCATGCGCCTGGCCCGGGGGATCGAGCGCGTCGGCGGCGATCCCTACCTGGGCCGCAAACTGCCCCGGCTCCTCGACGAGGCCGGTTTCCGTCTCGAGGACTACGGACTGGGCTCCCGGCCCAGCCTCTATCGCCGTGAGGACTGGCCCAGCCTCGAACGTGTCTTCCGCTTCCGCAGCTACTTCCACCCGCGCTCCGGACCGCGCTGGCGCGCCAACCTCAAGCGGCTGCTGCGCAAACAAACCTATCTCGAGTACCTGCCCGTCTTCTACGCCCTGGCCGAACGCTGAGTCGCCCGGGAGCGCTGCGAGATTCGATGAGCAAATCCCCCAACGAGCCGCGTCTAGCCGAGCTGGGACCCGGTGATTACGACGCCCTGCTCCGGCTCTGGGAGGCCGCCGGGCTACCCTGCAAGCCTCGGGGTCGGGACAGCCGCGAGCAGTATCTGCGCCAACTGAGCCTGGGGATGCTGGCCTTCCTGGGCCTGTTCGACGATCGCCGCCTCGTCGGCGTCATCCTGGTGACCCACGACGGCCGCAAGGGCTGGCTCAACCGTCTGGCCGTGGAGCCGAGCCAACGTCGCCGGGGGCTGGGCCGGCGCCTGATCGCCGCCGCCGAGGAATGGCTGCGCCAACGAGGCATCCGCATCTTCGCCTGTCAGATCGAGGGCTACAACGACGTCTCCCGCGTCGTCTTCCGCAACTGCGGCTACGTCTTGTTCGAGGACATCGAATACTACACCAAGCGTCCCGGCCCCGACTGGTAGCCCGCCCGCCCTTGCCGCCCCCGTGCACCGGCCCCGGCCTTTACGGGGCCCATCTGTGCTGGTATAATGCGGCCGTTCCACAGCCCTTTACCCATCCATCCAACCGCCAGCTTAGGAGCTCTAATGCGCAAGACCCTGTTCCTCCTGCTCTGCCTGATCGTCGCCGCCGGGCTCGTCGCCGGCTGCCGGGGCACCTACCAGTGCGAGGGCGCCGCCAGCGACATCCGCAACGCCGGCAACTACGACCGCGCCATCGAGAACATGCTCGCCTACGTCGAGGGCGAAGGCGCCGACCAGCCCTGCGCCCGCGTCATGCTCTTCTGGGCCTACGCCGAGAAAGGCAACTTCGGCGAAGCCGTCAAGTGGCGCGAAGAGGCCCTGGCCATGGACCCCGCCACCCAGGAAAAGATGGACGCCCTGATCGTCGAGCGTAATTTCTTCGTTATCGCCCAGAACGCCACCATCGAGGCCTTCAACAGAAGCGACTACATGAGCGCCCTCGAGAACGCCAAGTACGCCCAGGAGCTCGACGAAGATTACTACCTTTCCTACTACCTGGCCGCCGAGGCCTACGTGGCCCTCGAGATCGAAGCCGCCGAGAACGACAACCCCGAACTCGCCGAAGAGTACGCCCAACTGGCCGCCGACGAGTACTACCTCGGCGCCGAGAAGCTCTTCGCCCAGCACAACGACCCCGACACCATCTACAAGCCCGTGCTCAAGAGCCGCGGCACCCAGGTCTACGTCCGCGCCGCCGACGTCCTCATCAACGCCGAGGATTTCGAGCGCGCCAACGAGGCCCTCGACATGGGCCTCGAACACTACCCCGGCGCCATCGTGCTAAAGATCGCCCGCGCCGACATCATGTTCCTCACCAAGCAGTACGAAGGCCTCGAAGCCTACTACAACCAACTGATAGAAGAGGCCCGCACCGCCTGGGAAAACGCCGAGCCCGACTTCAAGGAAGCCGCCCGCGACCTCTACGTCATCGTCCTCGACAAGGCCGGACTCTACTACATCACCCGCGACAACCTCAACGTCGACGACCTCCAGGTCGCCGTCGAACTCTACCGCACCGGCTTCGAGATCAACCCCGACGACATCGAACTCGTCAAGCACTTCAAGCTCGTCCTCGACGAACTCAAATTCTCCGCCGAAGACGCACCCTGGATCGCCGAGGTCTTCGACAAGTACGACGAGCTGATGAACAAGTAACCCCGCGCGTTACTTGTTGACAGCCCCGGGACGCTGTGATAAGATGCCCCTCCGCTCGCCTTGACACGCTCAAGCGAGCCTGCACCCGGGCCCGTGGCGCAGTTGGGAGCGCGCCTCCTTGGCGTGGAGGAGGTCAGGGGTTCGAATCCCCTCGGGTCCACCAATACGTTAATCAAAACGCCGTCCGGATGGACGGCGTTTTTTTACGTTGGTGTTGAACCGTAGGGCGGACCCTGGCGCGGTCCGCCGTTCCAAAACGGCAGGTCACGTAGGGCGGACCCGCCGCGGTCCGCCGTTCCAATACGCCAGGTCACGTTGGGCGGACCACCTGTGGTCCGCCGTTCCATAATGCCAGGTCACGTAGGGCGGACCCGTGGGATTGGTCCCCCGCGGTCCGCCGTTCCAAAATGCCAGGTCACGTAGGGCGGACCCGTGGGATTGGTCCCCTGCGGTCCGCCGTTCCAATACGCCAGGTCACGTAGGGCGGCCCCGTGGGATTGGTCCCCTGCGGTCCGCCGTTCCAAAATGCCAGGTCACGTAGGGCGGACCCTCCGCGGGCCGCCGCGAATTGTCTTGTTTTAACTAAATAAAACTTGCTGTCCTGCTTCTTTTTCACATAGTATAAGATTTCTCTGTTTGTAAAAATTATCTGCTTTTCTTTCAATATCACCAATTTTAGTTTTCTTTTTGGGAAAAAAGCTTATCATTATCCTAT
The sequence above is drawn from the Candidatus Coatesbacteria bacterium genome and encodes:
- a CDS encoding GNAT family N-acetyltransferase, which translates into the protein MSKSPNEPRLAELGPGDYDALLRLWEAAGLPCKPRGRDSREQYLRQLSLGMLAFLGLFDDRRLVGVILVTHDGRKGWLNRLAVEPSQRRRGLGRRLIAAAEEWLRQRGIRIFACQIEGYNDVSRVVFRNCGYVLFEDIEYYTKRPGPDW
- the arcC gene encoding carbamate kinase — translated: MRLIIAVGGNSLIRSGQRGTMEEQWENINATARAIAELSAAGHEILITHGNGPQVGNLLLMSDKTAELPELPLDYWGANTQGGIGYQLQSAVHTELRRRGLKRRVAAVVSRVEVRPDDPAFDDPTKPVGPFFDRETAERYAAENDWVVREDAGRGWRRVVPSPKPVSFVELAVVRSMLESGVVTIAVGGGGIPVVANGDGTYRGVEAVIDKDRASCLTARLLEADMLVISTDVANVMLDYGTPRARPLERVGAAELTAFRDAGHFAPGSMGPKIEAALEFIEAGGSAVVITDPGHLVAGVSGAGGTFVTA
- a CDS encoding methyltransferase domain-containing protein; the protein is MTNRLDPPEPWLDFLRWQSEQTRATCRYLARRCALRRGILLDLACGRGHVSEKLLQTRPELRLVGLDHDLNILPAPGNGLLPVCGGAEALPFADATVDFVLFHFSLMWVDPRSALAEARRVLKPGGKLLLCAEPDYAGMIVEPDPGDSKPMIMRLARGIERVGGDPYLGRKLPRLLDEAGFRLEDYGLGSRPSLYRREDWPSLERVFRFRSYFHPRSGPRWRANLKRLLRKQTYLEYLPVFYALAER